Proteins encoded in a region of the Caballeronia sp. M1242 genome:
- a CDS encoding SRPBCC family protein translates to MEIEQSFTVPYPRDAVWARFHDTPEIVACLPGASLTAPVDNGMLKLAMTVKLGPIVASFAGDGEMKLDDAQYRGSITGTGVDRKSSSRVKGVASFALEATAANETRVDVKVDYTIGGSLAQFSRGGIVKELATRMTEAFAANLKAKLDEAGAASDSAPVQAVVQEAEAPVAPAEHIAAAAQAPLEARPAERPAERPASANAVRPANAPLDVGNLFWKMLWSRLRGLFSFAAR, encoded by the coding sequence ATGGAAATCGAACAAAGCTTCACCGTCCCGTATCCGCGGGATGCCGTCTGGGCGCGCTTTCACGACACGCCGGAGATTGTCGCGTGCCTGCCGGGCGCGTCGCTCACGGCGCCGGTCGACAACGGCATGCTCAAGCTCGCGATGACCGTCAAGCTCGGCCCGATCGTCGCGTCTTTCGCGGGCGACGGCGAGATGAAGCTCGACGATGCGCAGTATCGCGGCAGCATTACCGGAACGGGCGTGGACCGCAAGAGTTCGTCGCGCGTGAAGGGCGTAGCGTCGTTCGCACTCGAGGCCACGGCGGCAAACGAGACGCGTGTCGACGTGAAAGTGGACTACACGATCGGCGGGAGCCTCGCGCAGTTTTCGCGTGGCGGCATCGTGAAGGAGCTGGCGACGCGCATGACCGAAGCGTTCGCGGCCAATCTGAAGGCGAAGCTCGACGAGGCGGGCGCGGCATCCGACAGCGCGCCGGTGCAGGCCGTGGTGCAGGAAGCTGAGGCACCCGTCGCGCCGGCGGAGCACATTGCGGCCGCTGCGCAAGCGCCCCTGGAAGCGCGTCCGGCTGAGCGTCCCGCTGAGCGTCCGGCATCGGCCAACGCGGTGAGACCGGCGAACGCGCCGCTCGACGTCGGCAATCTGTTCTGGAAGATGCTGTGGTCGCGCCTGCGCGGACTGTTCAGCTTCGCGGCCCGCTGA